One part of the Phragmites australis chromosome 3, lpPhrAust1.1, whole genome shotgun sequence genome encodes these proteins:
- the LOC133913310 gene encoding uncharacterized protein LOC133913310 — translation MASLHKITFVLMFCLVVLGRAEYLKYKDPKQPVAVRIKDLLSRMTLAEKIGQMTQIERENATADALAKYFIGSVLSGGGSVPFLQASAEAWASMVTGMQKGALSTRLGIPIIYGIDAVHGHNNVYKATIFPHNIGLGATRDPELVKKIGQATALEVRATGIPYVFAPCIAVCRDPRWGRCYESYSEDPKVVQSMTALISGLQGEAPANSIGRPYVSGSKSVAACAKHYVGDGGTYMGINENNTIINTHGLLSIHMPPYYNSIIRGVSTVMVSYSSWNGVKMHANHFLVTDFLKNKLKFRGFVISDWEGIDRITTPPHANYSYSIEAGIGAGIDMIMVPYRYTEFIDDLTTQVQNKVIPMSRIDDAVYRILRVKFTMGLFENPFPDPSLAGELGKQEHRELAREAVRKSLVLLKNGKSAYTPLLPLPKKAGKILVAGSHADNLGDQCGGWTITWQGMSGNNLTAGTTILSGIKATIDPSTQVVYSENPDSSVLGDEYDYAIVVVGETPYAETAGDNLNLTIPAPGPSVIQSVCKTTKCVVVLISGRPLVVEPYISDIDAFVAAWLPGTEGQGVADVLFGDYGFTGKLSRTWFKSVEQLPMNVGDAHYDPLFPFGFGLTTEAKK, via the exons ATGGCGAGTTTGCACAAGATCACATTTGTTCTCATGTTCTGCTTGGTGGTGCTGGGGAGAGCAGAGTATCTCAAGTACAAGGATCCGAAGCAGCCTGTTGCTGTTCGCATCAAGGATCTGCTTAGCCGGATGACTCTTGCTGAAAAGATTGGCCAGATGACCCAAATTGAGAGGGAAAACGCCACAGCGGATGCATTGGCCAAATACTTCATAG GTAGTGTACTGAGTGGTGGAGGCAGCGTGCCTTTTCTTCAAGCATCTGCTGAGGCTTGGGCCTCCATGGTGACTGGGATGCAAAAGGGCGCTCTTTCTACCCGCCTGGGCATTCCGATTATCTACGGTATTGATGCTGTGCATGGTCACAACAACGTCTACAAAGCTACTATCTTCCCCCATAACATTGGGCTTGGAGCTACCAG GGACCCTGAGCTTGTTAAGAAAATAGGACAAGCAACTGCACTTGAAGTTAGAGCTACCGGAATTCCTTATGTCTTTGCTCCGTGTATTGCG GTTTGTAGAGATCCAAGATGGGGACGCTGCTACGAAAGCTATAGCGAAGATCCAAAGGTTGTCCAGTCAATGACTGCACTCATCTCTGGCTTGCAAGGCGAAGCTCCAGCAAATTCCATTGGAAGGCCATATGTTTCTGGAAG TAAGAGTGTTGCTGCATGCGCAAAGCACTATGTCGGTGATGGTGGAACATATATGGGAATAAATGAGAACAACACAATCATCAACACACATGGACTGCTGAGCATCCATATGCCTCCATACTATAATTCTATTATCCGAGGTGTCTCCACTGTCATGGTCTCTTACTCTAGCTGGAATGGGGTGAAAATGCACGCAAACCATTTCCTAGTCACAGATTTTCTCAAGAACAAGCTCAAGTTTAGG GGTTTTGTGATCTCCGACTGGGAAGGCATTGATCGGATTACTACTCCTCCTCACGCTAACTATTCTTATTCAATTGAGGCCGGAATTGGTGCTGGCATTGACATG ATAATGGTTCCTTACAGATACACAGAATTCATCGATGACCTCACAACCCAAGTTCAGAACAAAGTCATCCCCATGAGCAGAATCGACGACGCTGTTTACCGGATTCTTCGAGTCAAGTTCACTATGGGTCTATTTGAGAACCCTTTCCCCGATCCTAGCCTTGCCGGCGAACTAGGGAAACAA GAACACCGGGAGCTGGCACGGGAAGCGGTCAGGAAATCCCTGGTGCTGCTGAAAAACGGAAAATCCGCGTACACTCCGTTGCTGCCCCTTCCTAAGAAGGCTGGCAAGATCCTCGTCGCCGGGAGCCACGCCGACAACTTGGGCGACCAGTGCGGAGGATGGACAATCACGTGGCAGGGAATGAGCGGTAACAACCTCACCGCCG GCACGACGATCCTCTCGGGGATCAAAGCCACCATTGATCCCAGCACGCAGGTGGTCTACTCGGAGAACCCGGACAGCAGCGTCCTCGGCGACGAGTACGACTACGCGATCGTGGTGGTCGGGGAGACACCGTACGCGGAGACGGCCGGCGACAACCTGAACCTGACGATCCCTGCGCCCGGGCCGAGCGTGATCCAGTCGGTGTGCAAGACCACCAAGTGCGTGGTGGTCCTCATCTCCGGCAGGCCGCTCGTCGTGGAGCCGTACATTAGCGACATCGACGCGTTCGTGGCCGCGTGGCTGCCCGGCACGGAGGGCCAGGGCGTGGCGGACGTGCTGTTCGGCGACTACGGGTTCACCGGGAAGCTGTCGCGGACGTGGTTCAAGTCGGTGGAGCAGCTGCCGATGAACGTGGGCGACGCGCACTACGACCCGCTGTTCCCGTTCGGTTTCGGGCTCACCACGGAGGCCAAGAAATGA